One window of the Bos indicus x Bos taurus breed Angus x Brahman F1 hybrid chromosome 8, Bos_hybrid_MaternalHap_v2.0, whole genome shotgun sequence genome contains the following:
- the OSTF1 gene encoding osteoclast-stimulating factor 1 isoform X2, with protein MSKPPPKPVKPGQVKVFRALYTFEPRTPDELYFEEGDIIYITDMSDTNWWKGTCKGRTGLIPSNYVAEQAESIDNPLHEAAKRGNLSWLRECLDNRVGVNGLDKAGSTALYWACHGGHRDIVEMLFTQPNIELNQQNKLGDTALHAAAWKGYADIVQLLLEKGARTDLRNNEKKLALDMATNAACASLLKKKQGTVIFLPSDLAFRCSPIIKQC; from the exons gGCAAGTTAAAGTGTTCAGAGCTCTTTATACGTTTGAACCCAGAACT ccAGATGAATTGTACTTTGAAGAAGGTGATATTATCTACATTACTGACATG AGTGATACCAATTGGTGGAAAGGTACCTGCAAAGGCAGGACTGGACTGATCCCAAGCAACTATG TGGCCGAGCAGGCAGAATCCATTGACAACCCATTGCATGAAGCTGCAAAAAGAG GCAACTTGAGCTGGTTGAGAGAGTGTCTGGACAACCGAGTGGGTGTTAACGGTCTGGACAAAGCTGGAAGCACTGCCCTCTACTGGGCTTGTCACGGGGGTCACAGAG atatagTGGAAATGCTGTTTACTCAACCAAACATTGAACTGAACCAACAG AACAAGCTGGGAGACACAGCTTTGCATGCTGCTGCCTGGAAGGGTTATGCAGATATTGTACAGTTGCTTCTGGAAAAAG GTGCTAGAACAGACTTAAGAAACAATGAGAAGAAGCTGGCCCTGGACATGGCTACTAATGCTGCCTGTGCATCTCTCCTGAAAAAGAAGCAGGGAACAG TTATCTTTCTACCCAGTGACCTTGCCTTCAG ATGCAGTCCGATCATTAAGCAATGCTGA
- the OSTF1 gene encoding osteoclast-stimulating factor 1 isoform X1 translates to MSKPPPKPVKPGQVKVFRALYTFEPRTPDELYFEEGDIIYITDMSDTNWWKGTCKGRTGLIPSNYVAEQAESIDNPLHEAAKRGNLSWLRECLDNRVGVNGLDKAGSTALYWACHGGHRDIVEMLFTQPNIELNQQNKLGDTALHAAAWKGYADIVQLLLEKGARTDLRNNEKKLALDMATNAACASLLKKKQGTDAVRSLSNAEDYLDDEDSD, encoded by the exons gGCAAGTTAAAGTGTTCAGAGCTCTTTATACGTTTGAACCCAGAACT ccAGATGAATTGTACTTTGAAGAAGGTGATATTATCTACATTACTGACATG AGTGATACCAATTGGTGGAAAGGTACCTGCAAAGGCAGGACTGGACTGATCCCAAGCAACTATG TGGCCGAGCAGGCAGAATCCATTGACAACCCATTGCATGAAGCTGCAAAAAGAG GCAACTTGAGCTGGTTGAGAGAGTGTCTGGACAACCGAGTGGGTGTTAACGGTCTGGACAAAGCTGGAAGCACTGCCCTCTACTGGGCTTGTCACGGGGGTCACAGAG atatagTGGAAATGCTGTTTACTCAACCAAACATTGAACTGAACCAACAG AACAAGCTGGGAGACACAGCTTTGCATGCTGCTGCCTGGAAGGGTTATGCAGATATTGTACAGTTGCTTCTGGAAAAAG GTGCTAGAACAGACTTAAGAAACAATGAGAAGAAGCTGGCCCTGGACATGGCTACTAATGCTGCCTGTGCATCTCTCCTGAAAAAGAAGCAGGGAACAG ATGCAGTCCGATCATTAAGCAATGCTGAGGACTATCTTGATGATGAAGACTCAGATTAA